From the genome of Rhizobacter sp. AJA081-3:
CGGCGAGCTCGAGGCCTGGAAGACCCCCGGCGGGCACCGGCGCATCTCGCGGGCTTCGGTCGAGCGTTGGCTGGCCTCGCGCCAATCCGGCATCCGGCCGGGCGCTGCGATCGGCGCGACGGCGCAGCGCGGCTCGTCGCGCCGCGCGCCCCGCGTGCTGCTGATCGAGGACTCGGTGCACTACCAGAACCTCGTTCGCCTGCTGCTCGGGCAGAAGTTTCCGCAGGTCGAGCTGCACATCGCCGATGAAGGCTTCGCCGGGCTGGCCATGGCCGGTGCACTGCAGCCCGACGTGCTGCTGGTCGACATCCTGCTGCCCGGCATCGATGGCGCCACGCTGATCACCAGCCTGCGCTCACATGCGCAGTTCAAGCAGAGCCGGCTGATCGTCATCACTTCGCTGGACGAGAGCCAGCGCGAGCCCTACAGCTTTGCGCTGGCCGGCGTGCCGGTGGTGCACAAGCCACAGCTGGTGGCCGAACTGCCGGACCTGCTGGCCCACGCGCTGGGCCCCCAGGCCGGCGCGGTGCCGCCCGCACCATGACCCGGCCGCGGGTGCTGCTGGTCGACGACGACACGTCGATCCGCCGCTTCGTTGCGCTGGCCCTGGAAGAACTGGATGTCGAGTTGGTCGAGGTGCCCGGCGTGGCGGCCGCCCGCGAGGCCCTGCGCCGGGGCCCGTTCGCGCTGATCATCACCGACCTGATGATGCCCGGCGAAACCGGGCTCGACCTGTTGCAGCACCTGGCCGATCACCCGGCGCAGCGCGGCGCGGCGCGCATTGCGGTGTTCAGCGCCGGGCTCACTGCTGCCATGCAGCAGCGGCTGAACACGTTCGACGTGTGGCGGCAGCTGTCCAAGCCGATCTCGCTGACCGCGCTGGAGGACTGCGTGCGCGATGCCGTGGGTGCGGCCTCGCCCGCCGCTGCGACATCGGCCGCGCGCGCGGTGGCCGGCGACGACAGCCTGAGCGCCGACGAGCAGGAGGCCATCGGACGCCACTTCGGCGGGGAACAGGCCCTCTTCATCGCCTTTCGCGCCAGCTGCCGGGCGCAGTTCGCCGCCGACCTGCGCGCCGGCGACGCCGCCTTGGAGGGCAGCGACGCGCCCGCATTGCGCCGCCTGGCGCACAGCCTGAAGAGCGTGCTCTCCACACTCGGCCACGCCGAGCCAAGCGCCGCGGCGCGCGCACTCGAAGACGCTGCCGCCGAAGCCGACTGGTCTGCGGCAAAGCCGCTTTGGCAGCAACTGCGCGCCCATCTCGCGCTCGAGCGCTGAATCGGCACGGGAAGCGGCGGAGAAGTGACAAAACACACGCGAGATGCGCTTACAATATGATACTTATATCATTTTAAGAGTTATCATTTCTCCATCGATTCGGCGACCCGCCTGAGTTGCCCCTCTTGGAGAGACCATGAACCACCTGAAGATCTCGACCCGATTGGCCGTCCTCGCTGGGTTGCTGTGCACCTTGCTGGCCTCCATCGGCGCGCTCGGCCTGTGGGGCACCCAGCAATCGAACGATTCTTTGAAGTCGGTCTACGAGGACCGCACCGTGCCACTCGCCCAGCTCGGCGACATCCAGCACCACCAGTTGCTCTCGCAGATCGCCATCGAGCTGGCCCTGATCGACCCGAGCCCGGCCCATCTGGCCCAGGTCGCCGGCGAGGTCGAGAGCAACAGCGCCAAGATCAGCAAGGAGTGGACCGCCTACACGGCGACCTTCCTGACGCCCGAAGAGAAGGAGCTCGCGCAGCGCTTCACCGAGGCCCGGGCCCGCTACGGGGATCAGGCTCTGCGCCCGACGCTGGCTGCGCTGCGCCAGGGTGATCTGGCCGAAGCCAAGCGCCTCGAAGCTGCCGCCATCCGCCCCCTGTATGCCGAGGTCGACAAGCACATCGAAGCGCTGATGACCCTGCAGGTGCAGGTGGCCAAGCAGGAATACGAGACCGCCGAGGCGCGCTTCGCGACGCTGCGCGCGATCAGCATCGCGGCCATCGCCGGCGGCCTGCTGTTCGGCATCACCTTCGCCTTCTTCATCGTGCGCGGCATCAGCCGCCAGCTCGGCGCCGAGCCCGGCGAGGCGGCCGCCCTGGTGGACAGCGTGGCCCGCGGTGACCTGAGCGTGCACATCGCCCTGAAGCCGGGCGACACGAACAGCCTGATGGCCTCGCTGGCCGCCATGCGCGACAGCCTGCTGCAGGTGGTGTCCGACGTGCGCCAGAACGCCGACGGCGTGGCCAGCGCCTCGACGCAGATCGCGCAGGGCAACCTCGACCTGAGCCAGCGCACCGAAGAACAGGCCAGCGCGCTGGAAGAAACCGCCGCGTCGATGGAGGAGCTCTCCTCGACGGTGCGCCAGAACGCCGACAACGCCCGCCAGGCCAACGAGCTCTCGGCCACCGCGGCCGGCGTCGCCACCCGAGGCGGCGCCGTGGTCGGCCGCGTGGTCGACACGATGAAGGGCATCAACGACAGCTCGAAGAAGATCTCCGACATCATCTCGGTGATCGACGGCATCGCCTTCCAGACCAACATCCTGGCGCTGAACGCCGCGGTGGAAGCGGCCCGTGCCGGCGACCAGGGCCGAGGCTTCGCTGTCGTGGCCAGCGAGGTGCGCACGCTCGCCCAGCGCAGCGCCGAGGCGGCCAAGCAGATCAAGACGCTGATCCAGGACAGCGTGCAACGCGTCGAGCAGGGCACCCAGCTGGTCGACGAGGCCGGCTCGACGATGACCGAGATCGTGCAGGCGATCCAGCGCGTCTCGGTGATCATGGGCGAGATCAGCAGCGCCAGCAGCGAGCAGAGCGCCGGCGTGGCGCAGATCGGCGAAGCCGTCGGCCAGCTCGACCAGACCACTCAGCAGAACGCTGCGCTCGTCGAGGAAAGCGCCGCCGCGGCCGAGAGCCTGCGGACCCAGGCCGACCGCCTGGTGCAGGCCGTCGCGGTATTCAGGCTAGCCGCCGGCGAGGCCTCCGCGCCCACGTCCGCGAGCCAGGCCGCCCCGGCGGCGGCAGCGATCTCGCCCGCGCCCGCACCGACCGCCTTCGTCGAGCGCCGCGGCCCGAACCGCGCCCGCAACGTCGTGCGCCCGGCCTTCGGCGCCAAGGCGCCGGCCGCGGCACCCGCTGCACCTGCCACGGCCGCCGCGCGCAACGGCACGACCGGCGACTGGGAAACCTTCTGAGCGGCCCGCAGCGCACGAAAGCACCATCATGTCCGCCACCACCCCGAATGAAATGCAGGCCGTCGCCCAGGTCTGCGGACCCCGCGAGTGCCTGAGCTTCCGCATCGGTGCCGAGGACTACGGCATCGACATCCTGCAGGTGCAGGAGGTGCGCTCCTACGAAGCCCCGACGCGCATCGCACAGACCCAGCCGCACGTGCTGGGCGTGCTCAACCTGCGCGGCGAGATCGTGCCGGTCATCGACATGCGGCTGCAGCTCGGCATGGCGCAGGCCAACTTCGACGACAGCACGGTGGTGATCGTGCTGAAGGTCGCCGGCCGCGCTTTCGGCCTGGTCGTCGATGCCGTGAGCGACGTGATCGGCCTCGCGCCGGAGCAACTGCGACCGGTGCCCGGCATCGGCCGCGGCATCGCCGCCGACCTGCTGCTGGCCATCGTCACCTTGAAGGACCGGATGCTGTTGCTCATCGACATCGACAAGCTGATGCGCAGCCCGGCCTTCGGGCTGGCGGCGCGCGCCGACTGAGCGCGAACTAGCCGAGCTCACGGCTGGCCAGCGCCGCGGCCGCCGCACGCGTCTCGACGCCGAGCTTCTCGAACACATGCTCGAGGTGCTTGTTCACCGTGCGCGGGCTCATGCCGAGGATCTCGGCGACGTCGCGGTTGGTCTTGCCCTTGGCGATCCACGACAGCACCTCGGTCTCGCGCGGCGTGAGCGAGGCGGTGGCCAGCCTCGAGGGCGCCGTCTCGCCGGCGCCGCGAAGGCGCAGCAGCCACATCGTCTCGCCCAGGCCCACGGCGCCGAGGCGCCGGGCCAGCAGCGCGCGGCCGTCGGGCGCCACACGCTCCAGCTCGGCCGCCGCGTCGGCATCACCTTCAAGCTGCAGCCACTCGGTGCAGGCCGCGTCGTTGGAATCCTGGAAGAACTCGGCCAGCCAGCGCTGCGCCTGCGGCGAACGCCAGGCCAGGCGGCCGCGCGTGTCGACCACCAGCACGCCCATGCCGCCGACGTCGACCGCCTCGCGCGCCAGCCGCGCCGCACGCGCATTGCGCACGTGCGTGGCCAGGCGCGCCAGCACCTCCTGCGCACGCACCGGCTTGACGACGTAGTCGACGCCGCCGGCATCGAAGCCGGCGACGATGTGCGAGGTCTCCGACAGGCCGGTCATGAAGATCACCGGGATATGCGCCCAGGCCGGCTGCGCCTTGATGCGGCGGCAGGTCTCGAAGCCGTCGAGCCCCGGCATGCGCGCGTCCATGAGGATGGCGTCGGGCGTGACGAGGTCGAGCCGCTCGAGCGCCGAGGCCCCGTCGGGCGCCACCAGCACGGTGTAGCCCTCGGCCTCGAGCTCGCTGCACAGCGCGCCCACTGACTGCGGCACGTCGTCGACGACGAGCACCACGTCGCGCGTCACAGCGCCTCCGCGTCGGTGACGTCGAGCGCGCGGGTGAGCTGGTCGATCAGCTCGTTCCAGGCGAACCGATCGACCAGCACGCGCAGCATCGCCGCCTGCGCGCTGCATTCCGGGTGCTGCTGCCCCAGCGCCTCGAGCGCCTGCAGCAGGCCCTGCCGGTGGCCCAGGCGCGCCAGCCGCACCAGCGTGCGCGCATGCTCGTCGGGCAGGCGCACCGGGCGCGGCAACGCCGCCGGCGCCCAGCTCGGCACCGCGAGCTCGGCCACCCACTCGAGCTGCAGGTGGCGCTGCAGCGCGGCGAGCAGCTCCGACTCGATCACCGGCTTGTCGACGAAACCCTGGCAGCCGGCCGCGACCAGCTTGTCGTTCTGGTTCTCGAAGGCATTCGCCGAGACCATGATGATCGGCACATCGGCCACGCCGGCGGCGCGGATGCGGCGCGCTGTCTCCCAGCCGTCCATGTCGTCCATCGAGATGTCGAGCAGCACGGCGTCGGGCGGCTGCTCGAGCACGCTTTCCAGGCACTCGTTGCCGGTGGCGGCCTCGCGGATGCGAAAGCCCAACGGCAGCAGCATGCCGGCGAGCATCTGGCGCTGCGTCGG
Proteins encoded in this window:
- a CDS encoding response regulator; translated protein: MTTADSTGSTDPYTTIEVAGLLGMAVRSVQLMVDRGELEAWKTPGGHRRISRASVERWLASRQSGIRPGAAIGATAQRGSSRRAPRVLLIEDSVHYQNLVRLLLGQKFPQVELHIADEGFAGLAMAGALQPDVLLVDILLPGIDGATLITSLRSHAQFKQSRLIVITSLDESQREPYSFALAGVPVVHKPQLVAELPDLLAHALGPQAGAVPPAP
- a CDS encoding methyl-accepting chemotaxis protein; protein product: MNHLKISTRLAVLAGLLCTLLASIGALGLWGTQQSNDSLKSVYEDRTVPLAQLGDIQHHQLLSQIAIELALIDPSPAHLAQVAGEVESNSAKISKEWTAYTATFLTPEEKELAQRFTEARARYGDQALRPTLAALRQGDLAEAKRLEAAAIRPLYAEVDKHIEALMTLQVQVAKQEYETAEARFATLRAISIAAIAGGLLFGITFAFFIVRGISRQLGAEPGEAAALVDSVARGDLSVHIALKPGDTNSLMASLAAMRDSLLQVVSDVRQNADGVASASTQIAQGNLDLSQRTEEQASALEETAASMEELSSTVRQNADNARQANELSATAAGVATRGGAVVGRVVDTMKGINDSSKKISDIISVIDGIAFQTNILALNAAVEAARAGDQGRGFAVVASEVRTLAQRSAEAAKQIKTLIQDSVQRVEQGTQLVDEAGSTMTEIVQAIQRVSVIMGEISSASSEQSAGVAQIGEAVGQLDQTTQQNAALVEESAAAAESLRTQADRLVQAVAVFRLAAGEASAPTSASQAAPAAAAISPAPAPTAFVERRGPNRARNVVRPAFGAKAPAAAPAAPATAAARNGTTGDWETF
- a CDS encoding chemotaxis protein CheW, yielding MSATTPNEMQAVAQVCGPRECLSFRIGAEDYGIDILQVQEVRSYEAPTRIAQTQPHVLGVLNLRGEIVPVIDMRLQLGMAQANFDDSTVVIVLKVAGRAFGLVVDAVSDVIGLAPEQLRPVPGIGRGIAADLLLAIVTLKDRMLLLIDIDKLMRSPAFGLAARAD
- a CDS encoding DNA-binding response regulator; protein product: MTRDVVLVVDDVPQSVGALCSELEAEGYTVLVAPDGASALERLDLVTPDAILMDARMPGLDGFETCRRIKAQPAWAHIPVIFMTGLSETSHIVAGFDAGGVDYVVKPVRAQEVLARLATHVRNARAARLAREAVDVGGMGVLVVDTRGRLAWRSPQAQRWLAEFFQDSNDAACTEWLQLEGDADAAAELERVAPDGRALLARRLGAVGLGETMWLLRLRGAGETAPSRLATASLTPRETEVLSWIAKGKTNRDVAEILGMSPRTVNKHLEHVFEKLGVETRAAAAALASRELG
- a CDS encoding response regulator, encoding MTRPRVLLVDDDTSIRRFVALALEELDVELVEVPGVAAAREALRRGPFALIITDLMMPGETGLDLLQHLADHPAQRGAARIAVFSAGLTAAMQQRLNTFDVWRQLSKPISLTALEDCVRDAVGAASPAAATSAARAVAGDDSLSADEQEAIGRHFGGEQALFIAFRASCRAQFAADLRAGDAALEGSDAPALRRLAHSLKSVLSTLGHAEPSAAARALEDAAAEADWSAAKPLWQQLRAHLALER